The Candidatus Omnitrophota bacterium nucleotide sequence TTTGATCTCATCCTCAGGTCGCCACGCCAAGCCCATACGGAAGAGACCAAAGTGTCGGAAAACTACGCTGAGCTCAAAGGCTGGGTTGAACGGGAACGCCGAGCCGCGCGTGAGGTCGCGAAGACTCAGCAACGCGATAAGTGCCTGATGGAGGTGGTGGCCTATCTTCCAGATTCTGTTGTCAATGCACAGCAAGATGCGTGGAAAACAGCTGCCGGACAGGTACCGGAGGAGACGTTGCAATTTCGGCAGGATGAGCTGCGGCGAGCGATGGAACAAACCCAGGTGCATTCTTTTGGCTGGCCGATCGGCCTTGTGATGACCCGACCGGAGTATGCCCCAAAGCCTCATGATGACGGCATCCGAGCCACCATCCTAACTGATGGACTCATGGATCGGTCTTCCTTTGACTACTGGGCGCTTCGGACAGACCGGGTGTTTTATCTCCTTAAGACGTTGTTTGAGGACGAGCGATCCGAAGGGAAGATCTTCGTAGATACCAGGATCGTCCGAACAGCAGAAACGCTCCTGCGCATCAGCCGGCTGTATCGAGCGCTCCATGCGGAGCCCGAAGACAGAGTAGTGATCAGAATTCAATATACTGGCCTTCGAGGCCGGATGTTGTCTTTCGCGGATCCAATGCGAAGGATAGGATTTGACCGGATCTGTGTGGAGAACGAAACCGAATCCTGGATTAAAGAGCGCCTGAAAGACATCGAACCCAAGCTGGTTGATCTGGTTCATGCAGCGGTGAGCGAGCTGTGCATCCTGTTCGACTATTTTCCGCTGTCCAAAGAGCAAGTGATGCAGCCACTTGTAGAGAAGTTCCTCAGGGAAAATCCTGAGCGACCCACTACCTGAGCGGCTTTGAGGGGAGTGCTGGCGATGTTACCAAACGCTATTCTGATTGCAGATAGTAAGGTGGTGTACTGCAACATAATCCCGACTTCCGGGCGCTAGTGGGTGAGCAAAGGGATCTGCGCCAGGAGCTTCTTGAATTCCTCGAGCTGGCGCGCTGGGTCGGCGATCTGAGTGAGCGGGCGGAGGCTTCGAGAGCCCTCCAGAAAGCCCGCAGGAGCCGCCAGCTGCTCCCTCGGGAAGCGATGCGGCCGCCATCTCCGGGGTTCTCCAAGCCATCACCAACAGCGAATCAGGCGGCATGGCGGTTGATGAGTCGGCGGTATCCGGCCTGCTCCAGTCGATTGAGGGTATGAGCACCGAAGAACTCGAACAGCCGGATCCTGGGGAGGATGCTGAGCAGTAACACCGGGAAACCGCCAAGGAAAATAGGGGACGGTTCTATTTCTTAGTATTTCAGAAGGACTTCATCAGCTCAAGGTACAGCATCGCGGCGTCGTAGCCCATGTTGTGATTTCTGCCGCGCACGCGGGCGTTGGAAAGATGATGCGCGCGAATCCCGCCCGCTAACATCGCGTTGCGGCTGACACGATAGGTCACGCCGCCTCCGCCCTGGAGATCAAAATTAAACCGCAGACTGGCCGGGGTAATGGGATGCCGTTGGTACACCGCCCCGGCCAGCGCCTCGACGTACAGGGACCATGGGTTCCTCTTGGCCACATGCCAGCGCATCCCAAGCTCCGCCCCGCCGTACGCGCCCCCTGATGTCCGCTGCGACTCCACATAGCCGAATTGCCCGCCGCACTCAATGGCCAGATCATCGACCAGATAATAGCTGGCGTGGAGCTGTGTGAGCGCGAACCACGCGAGCGAAGGCTTGCGAGACGTCGCCGCCGTGACCGACCAGTAGCGCGAGCCTTGTTTGAACGGGTCGCCAGCTCCGGGGTCTGATGCCGAAGGCTCGGCGCGCGCTGCCGACGTGCATGACGCGAGGCTAAGCCATGCGAGCACACATAGGCTGGATAGGAGCCGAGATGGAGGCACGAAACCGGCATAAGTCATTTTTCGATTTTTTCCTTCCGAGCTCAGCGCTCTGTGGTGTGCTGTTAGTGTAGCGATACGTTGTCAATATGAGTAAAATAGTTGAGCAATGGGTATACGACGGCTCATCATCTACCTCATCAAGCCCTCGAAATATGATGCGGACGGCTATGTGATCCGCTACTGGCGAGGGGTGCTGCCCAGCAATACCCTGACCTGCCTGTACGGGTTGACGGACGATGTCCGACGGCGAGGGACGCTGGGACGGCGCCTGACGTGGCGCATCGAGTTGATCGACGAAACGGTCCAACGGGTCGATGTGCGGCGGATTGTGCGTTCCGGTCGACGCCGTGGCACGAAAGCGATCGTCTGCCTGACCGGCGTGCAAAGCAATCAGTTTGCCCGGGCCAGCGATGTGGCGCTTGCCTGTCGAGCGGCCGGGCTTGAGGTCCTCATCGGCGGCTTCCACGTCAGCGGGTCGCTGGCGATGCTGCCCCAGATGCCTCGGGAAATTCAGGCACTCGTCGAGGCCGGTGTCAGCGTGGTGGCCGGAGAAATCGAAGGCCGATGGGAGGGCATCCTCCGGGACGCGCTCCTCGGACGACTCCAACCCGTGTACAATTTCCTGCTCCAGCCCCCACCGCTGCAGGCAGCACCCATGCCGCGCATCAGCCCGCGGTATGCGCGTCGGTTTGTGTCGCCGAATTTCAGCACCATGGACTGCGGGCGGGGGTGCCCCTTCAACTGCTCGTTCTGCACCGTCATCAATGTCCAGGGCCGGACGATGCGGTTTCGTGATGTGGCTCGACTGCTTGAGACGATCCGGGACAATTACCGCCGCCATCGCATTGGCTCGTATTTCTTCACCGATGATAACTTCTGCCGGAACACACACTGGGAAGCCATTCTCGATGGGCTCATCCAATTGCGCGAAGAGGGGATCCGGATCGGCTTCATGGTCCAGGTGGATACCCAATCGTACAAGCTGCCCAACTTTGTGGCGAAGGCTAAAGCCGCCGGCTGCTCGCAGGTCTTTATCGGGCTCGAGAGCCTGAACGCGCAAAATCTGGAAGCGGCGGGCAAGCGGCAGAACCGGCTCGAGAACTTCCGCGCCCTCTTCGAGACTTATCGCGCGGCAGGGATCAACACCCATGTCGCCTACATCATCGGGTTTCCGTTTGATACAGCCTCTTCTGTCCAGGAGGATATCCAGCGGCTGACCACGGAGCTCGGCCCTGACCAAGCCTCGTTCTTTATGCTGACACCGCTGCCTGGCTCTCAGGATCATGCCGCGCTGGCGCAGCGCGGCGTTGCGATGGATGCGGATTTGAACCAGTATGACTCGTTCCACGCGACGACCGAGCATCCCAGGATGTCCCGTGAAGAATGGACGCGGGCGTACGAGGAGGCCTGGAGGACATTCTACAGCTTGGAGAACATGAAGCGCATTCTCTCGCGTGCGCGTCCCGAAAACTACTGGGCCGTGTTCGCCAATTTCATCTGGTATAAGAATTCCTTCATCGTGGAACAGGGGCATCCCATGATCCATGGGTTTGTCCGACTCAAAGCTCGCCGTGAACGCCGGCCGGGGTGGCCGATGGAATCGCGATGGCGGTACTTCGCACGCCGCGCGGGCGACGTCTGGCGCTATGCCAGGCTCTGGCCGCGGTTGGCGCTGGACATGGAGGAGCTCTGGCTCCAGACTCGGCAGCGCTCAGCGCTTGAGCAGCGCGTCATCGACGAGCTGAGACAGTTTCCCTCAAGCGTGCGGGGGTGGCGGCAGATGCGGCTGTCTGAACTCCAACACGCCTATCGACGGGCCATATCAGCGGT carries:
- a CDS encoding helix-turn-helix transcriptional regulator, giving the protein MPFEKIREILTDEQNPKFPRIAARLLSRVDDPEQVFSLIKPLAFCRRFYAIQQEINKDEWTKEKGAFWRATYERYSREFQRSGIRLRQRQPRERDPFIDDLAGKLRECREAMNLSQGQVAEMLDCSQQFVSGIEQGREKITIDYLRRFAAKTGCDFDLILRSPRQAHTEETKVSENYAELKGWVERERRAAREVAKTQQRDKCLMEVVAYLPDSVVNAQQDAWKTAAGQVPEETLQFRQDELRRAMEQTQVHSFGWPIGLVMTRPEYAPKPHDDGIRATILTDGLMDRSSFDYWALRTDRVFYLLKTLFEDERSEGKIFVDTRIVRTAETLLRISRLYRALHAEPEDRVVIRIQYTGLRGRMLSFADPMRRIGFDRICVENETESWIKERLKDIEPKLVDLVHAAVSELCILFDYFPLSKEQVMQPLVEKFLRENPERPTT
- a CDS encoding radical SAM protein → MGIRRLIIYLIKPSKYDADGYVIRYWRGVLPSNTLTCLYGLTDDVRRRGTLGRRLTWRIELIDETVQRVDVRRIVRSGRRRGTKAIVCLTGVQSNQFARASDVALACRAAGLEVLIGGFHVSGSLAMLPQMPREIQALVEAGVSVVAGEIEGRWEGILRDALLGRLQPVYNFLLQPPPLQAAPMPRISPRYARRFVSPNFSTMDCGRGCPFNCSFCTVINVQGRTMRFRDVARLLETIRDNYRRHRIGSYFFTDDNFCRNTHWEAILDGLIQLREEGIRIGFMVQVDTQSYKLPNFVAKAKAAGCSQVFIGLESLNAQNLEAAGKRQNRLENFRALFETYRAAGINTHVAYIIGFPFDTASSVQEDIQRLTTELGPDQASFFMLTPLPGSQDHAALAQRGVAMDADLNQYDSFHATTEHPRMSREEWTRAYEEAWRTFYSLENMKRILSRARPENYWAVFANFIWYKNSFIVEQGHPMIHGFVRLKARRERRPGWPMESRWRYFARRAGDVWRYARLWPRLALDMEELWLQTRQRSALEQRVIDELRQFPSSVRGWRQMRLSELQHAYRRAISAVRRNMPHAPTLSAPIPPRLLLWVKRWNPCSHSLTWTRQSLHRFWKRTAAHIRRGRLDHLDVSGVVFNGVQELSLFATFASLFFSRLLIRLFARSVARA
- a CDS encoding acyloxyacyl hydrolase, with the protein product MTYAGFVPPSRLLSSLCVLAWLSLASCTSAARAEPSASDPGAGDPFKQGSRYWSVTAATSRKPSLAWFALTQLHASYYLVDDLAIECGGQFGYVESQRTSGGAYGGAELGMRWHVAKRNPWSLYVEALAGAVYQRHPITPASLRFNFDLQGGGGVTYRVSRNAMLAGGIRAHHLSNARVRGRNHNMGYDAAMLYLELMKSF